Proteins encoded together in one Orbaceae bacterium lpD01 window:
- a CDS encoding ABC transporter permease subunit produces MIIYILKKILTFLFILLVLSQLSFCIVYFSADVYYSHLPLFEAYNNYFKHLFSGELQLNDTNQSLVMIIKQVLPATIELCLFALVITMVTGITFGIIAGLNPDNWKNRLIQAACLVISACPLVWLAVLIMFSFSDNIYLLPTKGSTLDYQHAITGFPIIDILLVADHNKGYEVLKELQYLALPSVILAIHPCIITIQLVSQSIEKIAKQNYIKALSIRVQSQWKILFRHMLPNVFPPIIPRLTYNFNVLLFSAMLIEIIFHRPGLGSWVMQAFEQHHDRTIAVALLLCGLLLSTLNLISELIMIVIHPLRHKELYDE; encoded by the coding sequence ATGATCATTTATATTTTGAAAAAAATATTGACCTTTTTGTTCATCTTACTCGTGCTATCTCAGCTTAGCTTTTGTATCGTTTATTTCTCAGCGGATGTTTACTATAGCCATCTGCCTCTCTTTGAAGCCTATAATAACTATTTTAAGCACTTATTTTCAGGTGAATTACAGCTCAATGACACTAACCAATCCTTAGTGATGATCATAAAACAGGTGCTGCCAGCGACCATTGAACTCTGCTTATTTGCTTTAGTTATTACGATGGTGACAGGGATTACTTTTGGTATCATTGCCGGGCTCAATCCCGATAATTGGAAAAACAGATTAATCCAAGCTGCCTGTCTGGTTATCAGTGCTTGCCCGCTTGTATGGCTTGCTGTACTGATTATGTTTAGTTTCTCCGATAATATCTATTTATTACCGACCAAAGGTTCAACGCTAGATTACCAACATGCGATCACCGGTTTTCCAATCATTGATATTCTGTTAGTCGCCGATCACAACAAAGGATATGAAGTGCTAAAAGAGCTGCAGTATTTGGCGCTGCCTTCAGTTATTTTAGCTATACATCCATGTATTATTACTATCCAGCTGGTCAGTCAAAGTATCGAGAAAATTGCTAAACAAAATTATATCAAAGCGCTCTCGATTCGCGTGCAGTCACAATGGAAAATTCTATTTAGGCATATGTTACCCAATGTCTTTCCACCAATTATTCCAAGGTTAACCTATAATTTTAATGTCTTACTCTTTTCAGCCATGTTAATCGAGATTATTTTCCATCGGCCAGGTTTAGGTTCCTGGGTCATGCAAGCATTTGAGCAGCACCATGACAGAACCATTGCGGTTGCGCTACTGCTATGTGGTTTATTACTTTCTACACTCAATCTGATTAGTGAATTAATTATGATAGTGATACATCCCCTTCGTCACAAGGAGTTGTATGATGAATAA
- the rne gene encoding ribonuclease E, giving the protein MKRMLINATQQEELRVALVDKQYLYDLDIESPGHEQKKANIYKGTITKINPSLEAAFVSYGGERDGFLSLKEIADSYFPTNITGRKSIKHLQEGQEILVQIEKEIRGKKGAALTTYISLAGSYLVLMPNDPKAGGVSRRIEGEERADLKRIIDSLEKPRGMGVIARTAGVGKSQEELQQDLNALLSYWDAILTESKNRPAPILIHKESDVITRAFRDYLRDDVGEIIIDNKNIFEIAKKRLEGLGRGEYLNRLKPYTGDVPLFSRFQIETQIESAFQREVRLPSGGSIVIDTTEALTAIDINSAKSIRGSDIEETAFTTNLEAAEEIARQLRLRDLGGLIVIDFIDMTPIRNQREVENRLKESMKNDRARIQTTRISRFGLLEMSRQRLSPSLREATHHICPRCSGTGTVRDNNSLSLSILRLIHEEALKENTGQIDVIVPVPIASYLLNEKRRAIAKIEQEKPDIKIVIAADEEMETPQYRIIRKRCGEEIDTLSYNLPKLVREQEEEEDDTQTDVVVEEAILSGVTVAPAISITKTVKPKVQPENNDKGLFAAIVSGIRNLFKADSAPEETVKEQAKPVEKQYKGDRRRNNNRRNPRNNNNSNEAPKETKSNNRRTPNNKQQNNTVAQNDVVKNEIQGNNEKAKNIDNKQVTASVERREPKPRRAQRTLTKSTRVVDAQASATEVNTIVVPPLPETIPETKVKVSPNTNTPVKSEVIEEKAIAPESQNSEHSGEVRRSRRTPRHLRMNGQRRKRMKDENIAESPMPLKLAVFSPEFALGRAWIDYTAQQPNRATVVEQPDSLPTKIVEQPELNTQDNTMAVQPVINTTETMVAQTIATEQPSESPKAVSVEIMPVSEPTTVDTQADNIATETAKDVISEVVEQTAQSSADLSAPLSITSEKPLVIEQQVTQHQAKKQASAAMTKAPSPEIVFANIEPSMIPSVLIRPNYHFTGKGHAGGNSADHHAFAVMSTPKSSEH; this is encoded by the coding sequence ATGAAAAGAATGTTAATTAACGCGACTCAGCAAGAAGAACTTCGTGTTGCACTTGTTGATAAGCAGTATCTTTATGACCTCGATATCGAAAGTCCAGGCCATGAACAGAAAAAAGCCAATATTTACAAAGGAACCATCACTAAAATCAATCCCAGCCTTGAAGCCGCTTTTGTTTCCTACGGTGGTGAACGTGATGGTTTTCTCTCCTTAAAAGAGATCGCTGACAGTTATTTTCCAACCAATATTACTGGTCGCAAAAGTATCAAGCATTTGCAAGAAGGCCAGGAAATTCTTGTTCAAATTGAAAAAGAAATTCGCGGTAAAAAAGGTGCGGCACTCACGACTTACATCAGTCTAGCTGGTAGCTATTTGGTCTTAATGCCAAATGATCCAAAAGCCGGCGGCGTATCCCGACGCATCGAAGGTGAAGAGCGTGCCGATTTAAAACGTATTATTGATTCGCTAGAAAAGCCAAGAGGCATGGGTGTTATTGCCAGAACTGCTGGTGTTGGTAAATCACAAGAAGAGTTACAACAAGATTTAAATGCTCTACTCTCTTATTGGGATGCAATCTTAACCGAATCTAAAAATCGTCCAGCACCGATTCTTATCCATAAAGAGAGTGATGTCATTACACGTGCATTTCGTGATTATTTACGTGATGACGTGGGTGAAATTATCATCGACAATAAGAATATTTTTGAAATCGCCAAAAAACGTTTAGAAGGCTTAGGTCGTGGCGAATATCTTAATCGTTTAAAACCGTATACAGGTGATGTGCCTTTATTTAGCCGCTTCCAAATTGAAACACAAATTGAATCAGCCTTTCAACGTGAAGTTCGTTTACCATCGGGCGGTTCAATCGTAATTGATACCACCGAAGCATTAACGGCTATTGATATTAACTCGGCTAAATCTATTCGTGGTAGTGATATTGAAGAAACAGCATTTACCACCAATTTAGAAGCAGCCGAAGAGATTGCAAGACAGCTGCGTCTAAGAGATCTTGGTGGTCTTATTGTGATCGATTTTATTGATATGACACCAATTCGTAATCAACGTGAAGTTGAGAACCGTCTTAAAGAGTCGATGAAAAATGATCGGGCCAGAATTCAAACTACCCGTATTTCTCGTTTTGGTTTGCTCGAAATGTCACGTCAGCGGTTAAGTCCGTCATTAAGAGAAGCCACCCATCATATCTGTCCACGTTGTAGCGGTACCGGTACAGTGCGAGATAATAATTCATTATCTTTATCTATCTTGCGTCTCATTCATGAAGAGGCCTTAAAAGAGAATACAGGTCAAATTGATGTGATTGTTCCAGTGCCGATCGCGAGCTATTTACTTAATGAGAAACGCCGAGCAATTGCTAAAATTGAGCAAGAAAAACCAGATATTAAAATCGTCATTGCCGCTGACGAAGAGATGGAAACACCACAATATCGTATTATTCGCAAACGTTGTGGTGAAGAGATCGATACATTAAGTTATAACTTACCTAAATTAGTGAGAGAACAAGAAGAAGAGGAAGACGATACACAAACGGATGTGGTCGTTGAAGAGGCTATTCTTTCTGGTGTGACCGTTGCGCCGGCAATCTCGATCACTAAAACGGTTAAACCAAAAGTACAACCAGAGAATAATGACAAGGGCCTTTTTGCTGCAATTGTTTCTGGTATTCGTAACTTATTTAAAGCAGACAGTGCACCTGAAGAGACAGTAAAAGAACAAGCAAAGCCTGTCGAAAAACAGTATAAAGGTGACAGAAGACGAAACAATAATCGTCGTAATCCGCGTAATAACAATAATAGTAATGAGGCGCCTAAAGAAACGAAGAGTAATAACCGTCGTACGCCAAATAACAAACAGCAAAATAATACGGTCGCACAAAACGATGTTGTCAAAAATGAGATACAAGGCAACAACGAAAAAGCAAAAAATATCGATAACAAACAAGTTACTGCATCTGTTGAGAGACGAGAACCCAAACCTCGTCGAGCTCAGCGTACATTAACCAAATCGACACGCGTAGTTGATGCACAGGCAAGTGCGACTGAAGTGAATACGATTGTGGTTCCGCCATTACCAGAGACGATACCGGAAACAAAAGTAAAAGTATCGCCAAATACTAACACGCCGGTTAAGAGTGAGGTTATTGAGGAAAAAGCTATCGCTCCAGAGTCTCAAAACAGTGAACATTCAGGAGAAGTTCGTCGTTCACGTCGTACACCAAGACACCTACGTATGAATGGCCAGCGTAGAAAAAGAATGAAAGATGAAAACATCGCTGAATCGCCAATGCCGCTAAAACTAGCTGTATTTTCACCAGAATTTGCCTTGGGCAGAGCTTGGATTGATTATACCGCTCAGCAGCCAAACAGAGCTACCGTGGTTGAACAACCAGATAGCTTGCCGACAAAAATTGTCGAGCAACCTGAATTAAATACTCAGGATAACACGATGGCAGTGCAGCCAGTGATCAATACCACAGAAACGATGGTAGCGCAGACAATAGCAACAGAACAGCCATCTGAATCACCAAAAGCAGTCTCTGTCGAAATTATGCCAGTGTCAGAACCAACAACGGTTGATACACAGGCGGATAATATAGCGACGGAAACAGCAAAAGATGTCATTTCTGAAGTGGTCGAGCAAACGGCACAATCTTCAGCGGATTTATCAGCGCCTTTAAGTATAACGTCAGAAAAACCGTTGGTGATTGAGCAGCAAGTGACTCAACATCAGGCGAAAAAACAGGCTTCTGCCGCGATGACAAAAGCACCATCGCCAGAGATCGTTTTTGCCAATATTGAGCCATCAATGATTCCGTCCGTGCTGATTCGTCCAAACTACCATTTTACGGGTAAAGGACATGCTGGCGGTAATAGTGCTGATCATCATGCATTTGCAGTGATGAGTACACCAAAATCATCTGAGCATTAA